A single genomic interval of Tissierellales bacterium harbors:
- the pstA gene encoding phosphate ABC transporter permease PstA, whose translation MNENIKDKIFKALVSISALIVIIVVAYIFIYIFKNGFKSINKEFIFGEPKGMPLGSEGGVFPAIVGSLSLMIIACIFASILAIATSIYLVFYCDSKRMDSIIHLIVQCMAGTPSIVLGLFGYTLLVLHLKLGRSLLSGGITLGIMIFPLIQIRVEKTLNEVDQRIINSSYALGVPKAYTILKLILPLCRVDIISAITLAGGFAMGASAPIILTAAVIFAPVPKSLSSPVMALPFHLYVLIGEGISLEKSYGTALVLIILLLIINIIASILSRKRKEHR comes from the coding sequence ATGAATGAAAATATAAAAGACAAAATATTTAAGGCATTAGTTTCTATAAGTGCACTTATAGTGATTATAGTTGTCGCCTATATATTTATATATATATTTAAAAATGGGTTTAAATCTATTAATAAAGAATTTATATTTGGTGAACCAAAAGGTATGCCTTTAGGCTCAGAAGGTGGAGTATTTCCTGCAATTGTGGGAAGTCTGTCTCTTATGATTATAGCCTGTATCTTCGCTTCTATTCTGGCTATTGCAACCTCTATATACTTAGTTTTTTATTGTGATTCTAAAAGAATGGATAGTATAATACATTTAATAGTTCAATGTATGGCCGGAACTCCATCTATAGTTTTGGGGTTATTTGGATACACATTGTTAGTTTTGCATTTAAAATTAGGTAGATCATTATTATCTGGTGGCATAACTTTAGGTATAATGATATTTCCACTTATTCAAATTAGAGTGGAAAAAACTTTAAATGAAGTAGATCAAAGGATAATTAATTCCTCTTATGCCTTAGGGGTGCCCAAAGCTTATACAATTTTGAAGCTTATACTACCTTTATGTAGGGTAGATATAATTTCTGCCATAACTTTAGCTGGTGGGTTTGCAATGGGTGCTTCTGCACCAATTATATTAACAGCAGCTGTAATTTTTGCTCCAGTACCAAAATCTTTATCCTCTCCAGTAATGGCATTACCTTTTCACTTATATGTATTAATTGGAGAAGGTATTTCCCTTGAAAAATCTTACGGGACGGCTTTAGTTCTTATAATACTCTTACTAATTATAAATATAATTGCTTCAATTCTAAGTAGGAAAAGAAAGGAGCATAGATAG
- the pstC gene encoding phosphate ABC transporter permease subunit PstC: MKKLKEKIFVFNIKLLTLFSVLILAFIVLFILKESVIFFEEVSILKFVTGKTWNPLGPPNELGILPIILGTIYVSLVGILISLPIGVGTAIVLSTYTNEKIKRLLTEIIDILAGIPSVVYGFIGLLVIVKSFETKFSFPSGESVLAGGMLLSIMMLPYIISTCAESMEKVYKEYNQLSSALGVSKTYMIRKIVMPKSKRSILAAIVLALGRGMGETMAVMMVIGNSPIMPKLLKKCQTIPSLIALEMGMVEVGSLHYHALFASGFILMIMLFIINIVLHFIKKSIDI; the protein is encoded by the coding sequence ATGAAAAAGTTAAAGGAAAAAATATTTGTATTTAATATAAAACTCTTAACTTTGTTTTCTGTATTAATTCTTGCTTTTATAGTTTTATTTATATTAAAAGAGAGTGTTATATTCTTTGAGGAAGTTTCTATACTTAAATTTGTTACGGGAAAAACTTGGAATCCTTTAGGACCTCCAAATGAACTAGGTATATTACCAATAATATTAGGCACAATTTATGTATCATTAGTAGGTATTTTGATATCATTGCCAATAGGGGTTGGAACTGCTATTGTACTGTCCACTTATACCAATGAAAAGATAAAGAGACTTTTAACAGAAATTATAGACATATTAGCAGGCATACCCTCTGTGGTCTATGGCTTTATAGGACTACTAGTAATAGTGAAATCCTTTGAAACTAAATTTTCATTTCCCTCAGGAGAATCTGTTTTAGCTGGTGGTATGCTTCTTTCCATTATGATGCTTCCTTATATAATTTCTACTTGTGCAGAATCTATGGAAAAAGTTTATAAGGAATATAACCAACTTTCTAGTGCATTGGGTGTTTCTAAAACCTATATGATAAGGAAAATAGTTATGCCAAAAAGTAAAAGAAGTATATTAGCAGCTATAGTTTTAGCTTTAGGTAGGGGGATGGGGGAGACTATGGCAGTTATGATGGTTATAGGTAATTCCCCAATTATGCCTAAGTTGCTGAAAAAGTGTCAAACAATCCCTTCTCTTATTGCTCTTGAAATGGGGATGGTGGAAGTAGGAAGCTTGCATTATCATGCTCTCTTTGCTTCTGGTTTTATCTTAATGATAATGCTATTTATTATAAATATAGTATTGCACTTTATTAAAAAAAGTATAGATATTTAA
- a CDS encoding phosphate ABC transporter ATP-binding protein, producing the protein MDILEIKNLSISYGYKPVIKNLSMNIKKNKITAIIGPSGCGKSTLLNTLNLMIGENGGNFIGEILFKSRDILNYEKNDIRKMIGMVFQQPTPFPFSVYKNLTYAPIYYGIKAKDELNNIVITNLKKVGLYDEIHNDLNILATNLSGGQQQRLCIARALTVEPEILLMDEPCSALDIKNTANIEEMLLRFTKEYTIVIVTHNLSQAKRISDYTAFILDGELIEYGETEEIFNNPKDKRTRDYIEGIYG; encoded by the coding sequence ATGGATATTCTTGAAATAAAAAATTTATCTATTAGTTATGGTTATAAACCAGTAATAAAAAATTTATCAATGAATATAAAAAAGAATAAGATAACAGCTATAATAGGACCATCAGGTTGTGGTAAATCTACATTACTAAATACATTAAATCTTATGATAGGAGAAAATGGTGGAAATTTTATAGGGGAAATTTTATTTAAAAGTAGGGATATATTAAATTACGAGAAAAATGATATAAGGAAAATGATAGGTATGGTATTTCAACAACCAACACCTTTTCCATTTTCAGTATATAAGAATTTAACTTATGCTCCTATATACTATGGCATAAAAGCTAAAGATGAATTAAATAATATAGTAATTACTAATCTTAAAAAGGTGGGATTATATGATGAAATCCATAACGATTTAAATATACTAGCAACAAACCTTTCAGGAGGACAACAACAAAGATTATGTATAGCGAGAGCCCTAACTGTAGAACCAGAAATATTATTAATGGATGAGCCCTGTTCAGCTTTAGATATAAAAAACACAGCTAATATAGAAGAAATGCTTTTAAGGTTTACTAAAGAGTATACAATAGTTATTGTCACCCATAATTTGTCTCAAGCTAAAAGGATATCTGATTATACTGCATTTATCTTAGATGGAGAATTAATAGAATATGGAGAAACGGAAGAAATATTTAACAATCCTAAAGATAAAAGGACTAGAGATTATATAGAAGGAATTTATGGTTAA